Proteins encoded together in one Impatiens glandulifera chromosome 1, dImpGla2.1, whole genome shotgun sequence window:
- the LOC124919378 gene encoding wall-associated receptor kinase-like 14 produces the protein MMILLHLPQFPISITLFFSIYISSFAFGFEDGSFHCNKTIRTCGNTSLSYPFGFSNSCPISLNCSAAAGDGNGDGTITIGEFQVQNVTSDSILVRIPMNCSRSNSDIYTLIGNNYAIDRQNVLLFEDCNSPPEKCLIPEIMSENNTNFQSNCIQNFSNINCYTFDNGTSGFISKEDFQRPDCRILITSVAVDIPNTSNFTTSSPVSLRFQSLKLGWWVTGNCNCSENATCFKVITGKEDGYRCRCLDGFEGDGFAGGGVPCRKVKNCPKGFSVGHCGESTKTFILIGGIVLGAALMAITAFLFFIIKRRSKSLKTQKSAKRLLHEVAGNSTVHLYAYKEIEKATNFFSEKQRLGTGAYGTVYAGKVLKNDEWVAIKKIRNRDSNGIEQVMNEIKLLSSVSHRNLLRLLGCCIEKGEQILVYEFMPNGTLSEHLQGKKGKPLTWTTRLTIATETAQAIAYLHSAMNPPIFHRDIKSSNILLDHNFKSKVADFGLSRFGMENDSYISTAPQGTPGYVDPQYHQNFQLSDKSDVYSFGVVLMEIITGMKAIDFSRPHTEVNLAALAVDRIGHGQLDNIIDPFLDLDSDACTLSSIHKVAELAFRCLAYHRDMRPSMMEVAEELDQIRLNAWASMDDTNSSTTFACSSPFNGSEKSNSSGVSLKIGGVTSKMLFVRQRLVDCLVSSSEGKDDSPVSVQDSWKSEQTSPSANSLLRNVVQ, from the exons ATGatgattcttcttcatcttcctcaaTTTCCAATTTCTATTACTCTGTTTTTCTCGATCTACATTTCAAGTTTTGCATTCGGATTtgaagatggttcatttcattgTAACAAAACAATACGAACTTGCGGAAACACATCTCTCTCTTACCCATTTGGATTCTCCAACAGCTGCCCCATCAGCTTGAACTGCAGCGCCGCCGCCGGCGACGGCAACGGCGACGGCACCATAACCATAGGAGAATTCCAAGTACAGAACGTCACCTCCGATAGTATTCTAGTCAGAATCCCAATGAATTGCAGCCGTTCAAATTCTGATATCTACACACTCATCGGCAACAACTACGCAATCGACCGGCAAAACGTCCTCCTCTTTGAAGATTGCAATTCGCCGCCGGAGAAATGCTTAATACCGGAAATTATGTCGgaaaataatactaattttcAGAGTAATTGCATACAGAATTTCAGTAATATCAATTGTTATACGTTTGATAATGGAACAAGTGGGTTTATCAGTAAAGAAGATTTTCAACGGCCTGATTGTCGGATTCTGATAACTTCGGTCGCCGTCGATATTCCTAACACGTCGAATTTCACGACGAGTTCGCCGGTATCTCTCCGATTTCAGTCGTTGAAACTTGGGTGGTGGGTTACTGGGAATTGTAACTGCTCAGAAAACGCGACTTGTTTTAAGGTAATCACCGGAAAAGAAGACGGTTACCGTTGTCGGTGTTTGGATGGTTTTGAAGGAGATGGGTTCGCCGGCGGCGGCGTGCCTTGCCGGAAAG TTAAAAATTGCCCTAAAGGGTTCTCAGTTGGCCATTGTGGTGAATCAACCAAAACATTTATTCTCATTggag GAATTGTTCTTGGAGCAGCTTTAATGGCAATTACAGCATTTCTATTCTTCATCATCAAACGAAGATCCAAATcattaaaaacccaaaaaagTGCAAAACGCCTTCTACATGAAGTTGCAGGCAATTCAACTGTTCATCTCTACGCTTACAAAGAAATAGAGAAAGCAACCAACTTTTTCTCCGAAAAACAAAGATTAGGAACCGGCGCTTATGGCACCGTATACGCCGGTAAAGTTTTGAAAAACGACGAATGGGTAGCCATTAAAAAGATCAGAAATCGAGATTCCAATGGAATTGAACAAGTCATGAACGAAATCAAGCTTCTATCTTCCGTTAGCCACCGTAATCTCCTCCGTCTACTCGGTTGTTGTATCGAAAAAGGCGAACAAATACTAGTCTATGAGTTCATGCCAAATGGGACCTTATCAGAACATCTACAAGGAAAAAAGGGTAAACCCTTAACGTGGACTACACGTCTCACAATCGCGACGGAAACGGCGCAAGCCATCGCGTATCTTCATTCCGCGATGAACCCTCCAATATTCCATCGCGATATTAAATCGAGTAACATATTATTAGATCATAATTTCAAATCGAAAGTTGCAGATTTCGGACTCTCTAGATTTGGTATGGAAAACGATTCATACATCTCAACCGCACCTCAAGGAACTCCGGGTTATGTTGACCCGCAATATCATCAAAACTTTCAATTGTCTGATAAGAGCGACGTTTATAGTTTTGGGGTGGTTTTGATGGAGATTATAACCGGGATGAAAGCCATCGATTTCTCCCGTCCCCACACCGAGGTTAACTTGGCCGCTCTCGCAGTCGATAGGATCGGGCACGGTCAACTCGATAATATAATCGACCCTTTCCTTGACCTAGATAGCGACGCATGCACACTTTCGTCGATACACAAGGTTGCTGAATTGGCATTTAGATGTCTCGCGTATCATCGCGATATGAGGCCTTCGATGATGGAAGTTGCTGAAGAGCTCGATCAAATAAGACTTAATGCATGGGCATCAATGGACGATACTAATTCATCGACGACTTTCGCTTGTTCATCGCCGTTTAATGGGAGCGAGAAGTCGAATAGTAGTGGTGTTTCGCTTAAGATTGGCGGTGTGACTAGCAAAATGTTGTTTGTTAGGCAAAGGCTTGTGGATTGTCTCGTTTCTTCTTCGGAGGGGAAAGATGACTCTCCGGTTTCGGTTCAGGATTCGTGGAAGAGCGAGCAAACCTCGCCTTCCGCAAACAGCTTGCTACGAAATGTAGTTCAATAA
- the LOC124919379 gene encoding 3-ketoacyl-CoA synthase 6-like, whose protein sequence is MPHIEHSNSFKSNYIKLGFQYLVNNILTFLILLVLTTIIVVLFKMSPEKIFQIYQEQIIFFSFLVIFLSTLYFMSKPRSVYLVDYTCYQAPGSCRAAFSTFMEHSRLNLKNNSKSVEFQMRILERSGLGDETSLPLAIHYLPPNPTFSDAFEEAEMVIFSSVDSLLEKTGIHSNDIDILIVNCSLFAPTPSLSAMVVNKYKLRNNIKSFNLSGMGCSAGLISIDLARELLQIYPDSNALIVSTEIITPNYYQGQERAMLLPNCLFRMGGAAILMSNKSGNRARAKYRLARVVRTHKGADDKAHTCVFEQEDEEGKVGIRLNKDLMRIAGESLKSNITTLGPLVLPASEQLLFLFSLVGRKIFNPKMKPYIPDFKQAFEHFCIHAGGRAVIDELQKNLQLSAEHVEASRMTLHRFGNTSSSSLWYELCYIESKGRMKKGDRVWQIAFGSGFKCNSAVWKCNRAINAPIDSPWTNCIDRYPVHIPDIVKL, encoded by the exons ATGCCACATATAGAGCACTCAAATTCATTCAAGTCTAATTACATAAAACTAGGGTTTCAATACCTAGTCAACAACATTCTCACATTTCTCATCCTCCTTGTCCTAACCACGATTATCGTTGTATTATTCAAAATGAGTCCGGAAAAGATCTTTCAAATATACCAGGAACAaatcatatttttctcttttctcgtAATCTTCCTATCCACCCTCTACTTCATGTCGAAGCCTCGTTCGGTCTACCTCGTCGACTACACGTGCTACCAAGCGCCTGGAAGTTGTCGAGCCGCGTTCTCCACGTTTATGGAACACTCCCGTCTAAACCTTAAAAACAACTCTAAGTCCGTGGAATTCCAGATGAGGATCCTCGAACGATCGGGACTTGGAGACGAGACTTCGTTGCCTCTGGCCATCCACTATCTTCCACCAAACCCTACTTTCTCGGATGCTTTTGAAGAGGCAGAGATGGTGATTTTCTCATCTGTTGATTCTTTGTTGGAGAAAACAGGGATTCACTCTAATGATATCGATATATTAATCGTGAATTGTAGCTTGTTCGCGCCGACGCCTTCTCTTTCGGCGATGGTGGTGAATAAGTATAAGTTGAGGAATAATATTAAGAGCTTTAACTTGTCCGGTATGGGTTGTAGCGCTGGACTTATTTCAATCGATTTGGCACGTGAACTTCTTCAAATCTATCCTGACTCGAATGCCCTTATAGTCAGCACCGAAATCATTACTCCAAATTATTACCAGGGGCAGGAGCGCGCGATGCTACTTCCTAACTGCCTGTTTCGTATGGGAGGCGCAGCCATTCTCATGTCGAACAAGAGTGGGAACCGCGCCCGAGCCAAGTACCGTTTGGCTCGTGTCGTACGCACCCATAAGGGTGCAGACGACAAAGCGCATACTTGCGTGTTTGAGCAAGAGGATGAAGAGGGTAAAGTTGGAATTAGACTCAATAAGGATCTTATGAGGATAGCCGGAGAATCTCTCAAGTCAAACATCACCACGTTGGGTCCTTTGGTTCTCCCTGCATCGGAGCAACTTTTGTTCTTGTTCAGCCTTGTTGGCCGGAAAATCTTCAACCCTAAAATGAAGCCTTACATCCCCGATTTCAAACAG GCATTCGAGCATTTTTGTATCCACGCGGGAGGTAGGGCGGTGATCGACGAGCTTCAAAAGAACCTCCAATTATCCGCCGAGCACGTGGAAGCATCGAGAATGACTCTTCACCGATTTGGGaatacatcatcatcatcgctATGGTACGAGCTTTGTTATATCGAATCAAAAGGGAGGATGAAGAAGGGAGATAGGGTTTGGCAGATTGCCTTCGGAAGTGGATTTAAGTGCAACAGTGCTGTGTGGAAATGCAATCGTGCAATCAATGCTCCAATCGACAGTCCGTGGACTAACTGTATTGACAGGTACCCGGTTCACATACCCGATATTGTAAAGCTCTGA